From a single Mycolicibacterium mengxianglii genomic region:
- a CDS encoding MinD/ParA family ATP-binding protein, whose translation MTERDDFRRDHRGRVPGPGQPPPPPGWTNAHYPPPPGWQRHPGPAMPPPPPPAKPRPDTGWRHAVYRATFGMVNLGPSRPERRETELLAVVRAPLPSHFKIGVLGKGGVGKTSVAASVGSIFAQQRPADRVVALDADTAFGRLASRVDPSVQGSYWELAADKNLQSFADLRGRIGNNAAGLYVLAGEPASTRRRVLDPAVYREAAMRLDRHFTISVVDCGSTMDAPVTQEALRDVDALIVVSSPWADGAAAAAQTMEWLANHGRTELLRRTVVVLNDSDGHSNKKTRTALAHQFTTRGQVVVEVPFDPHLRPGGVIDIAREMSPTTKLRFLEIAAALTHSFARAGSPVRKW comes from the coding sequence GTGACCGAGCGCGACGACTTCCGGCGTGATCATCGGGGTCGCGTTCCCGGCCCCGGCCAGCCGCCTCCCCCGCCGGGCTGGACCAACGCTCACTACCCGCCGCCGCCCGGTTGGCAGCGGCACCCCGGTCCCGCAATGCCACCACCGCCGCCCCCGGCGAAACCCCGCCCCGATACCGGCTGGCGCCACGCTGTCTACCGGGCCACCTTCGGGATGGTGAACCTCGGCCCGTCACGCCCCGAGCGCCGCGAGACGGAACTGCTGGCGGTCGTGCGTGCCCCTCTACCCAGCCACTTCAAGATCGGTGTACTCGGTAAGGGCGGTGTCGGCAAGACATCAGTGGCGGCCAGCGTCGGCTCCATCTTCGCCCAACAGCGGCCTGCCGACCGGGTGGTCGCCCTCGATGCCGACACCGCGTTCGGAAGGCTGGCCAGCCGCGTCGATCCGTCGGTGCAGGGTTCGTACTGGGAACTCGCCGCGGACAAGAACCTGCAGTCCTTCGCGGACCTGCGGGGTCGGATCGGCAACAACGCCGCCGGGCTCTACGTGCTGGCCGGTGAACCCGCCAGCACCAGGCGCCGGGTGCTGGACCCCGCCGTCTACCGCGAAGCGGCAATGCGACTGGACCGCCACTTCACCATCTCGGTGGTCGATTGTGGGTCGACGATGGACGCCCCGGTGACCCAGGAGGCGCTGCGCGACGTCGACGCGCTGATCGTGGTGTCCTCACCGTGGGCAGACGGCGCCGCGGCTGCCGCTCAGACCATGGAGTGGCTGGCCAACCATGGTCGAACAGAATTGTTACGCCGAACGGTGGTGGTGCTCAACGACTCCGACGGCCACTCGAACAAGAAGACCCGCACCGCCCTGGCGCATCAGTTCACCACCCGTGGCCAGGTGGTGGTCGAGGTCCCGTTCGATCCGCATCTGCGCCCCGGTGGCGTCATCGACATAGCGCGGGAGATGAGTCCGACGACGAAGCTGCGCTTCCTCGAGATCGCCGCAGCGCTCACCCACAGTTTCGCCCGCGCGGGATCTCCGGTTCGGAAGTGGTGA
- the eccA gene encoding type VII secretion AAA-ATPase EccA, protein MTSSTATARRQFDQGMALLEVDPAEALNRFGEATAIDPTMADAWLGRIAAGDDSMSSLQELHAYGARLHRETNRLGAVLAAHIKAGPYLAITVTEASHAGLALGSALIDDKQYEKAEALLSDSALLDTWENHQWQQYLRAYLMLATQRWPDVISVAAAVLPPQAIIMAAVTAATNTLAAHAAVHLGQGRVALDWADRVELRTPHTAPEGRRRDLTSAMVAAIDPADFPLIAADLAYVRGMAHRQLGEEDKAQISLSKATINGALIPAAQQALADPSLQLVVTDEETINSRTNRWDASTAQSQADREEQENEGRRTELLDEGRALLNNQVGLADVKRAVAELEDQIEVRALRLAHGLPVTNQTNHMLLVGPPGTGKTTTAEALGKIYAGLGIVRHPEIIEVKRADFCGEHIGSSGPKTNELISRSLGRILFMDEFYSLVERHHDGRPDMIGMEAVNQLLVALEVHRFDFCFIGAGYEKEVDEFLTVNPGLAGRFNRKLRFESYSPDELVEIAVRYGAPRATVMEPAAREALNAGCRMLRAYRAPDGLHGVDVMQNGRFARNVVERAERLRDSRVAAQHRTDKGSVTVEDLETIRSQDIVAAMRDACAEKHVPIEL, encoded by the coding sequence ATGACCAGTAGCACTGCAACCGCGCGCAGGCAGTTCGACCAGGGAATGGCGTTACTGGAGGTCGACCCTGCTGAGGCGTTGAACCGGTTCGGGGAAGCCACCGCGATCGATCCGACAATGGCTGACGCATGGCTGGGACGGATCGCCGCCGGGGATGACTCGATGTCGAGCCTGCAGGAGCTACACGCCTACGGCGCACGTCTGCATCGGGAGACCAACCGGCTGGGCGCAGTGCTGGCGGCCCACATCAAGGCCGGGCCCTACCTGGCAATCACGGTCACCGAAGCATCCCATGCGGGTCTGGCGCTGGGTTCTGCCCTGATCGACGACAAGCAATACGAGAAAGCCGAAGCGCTACTGAGCGATTCCGCGCTGCTGGACACCTGGGAGAACCACCAGTGGCAGCAGTATCTACGCGCCTACCTGATGCTTGCGACGCAGCGGTGGCCCGACGTGATCTCGGTGGCGGCGGCGGTGCTGCCCCCACAGGCGATCATCATGGCGGCGGTGACCGCCGCCACCAACACGTTGGCCGCACATGCCGCGGTCCATCTGGGTCAGGGCCGGGTCGCGTTGGACTGGGCCGACCGGGTGGAACTGCGCACCCCGCACACGGCCCCGGAAGGGCGCCGCCGGGATCTGACGTCGGCGATGGTGGCCGCTATCGACCCGGCCGATTTCCCGTTGATCGCAGCAGATCTGGCGTATGTGCGCGGCATGGCTCACCGACAGCTGGGTGAGGAGGACAAGGCACAGATCTCGCTGTCCAAAGCGACGATCAACGGTGCGCTGATCCCCGCCGCGCAACAGGCGCTGGCCGACCCGTCGTTGCAACTGGTGGTCACCGACGAAGAGACCATCAACAGCCGGACCAACAGATGGGACGCCAGCACTGCGCAGTCGCAGGCGGACCGTGAGGAGCAGGAGAACGAAGGGCGCCGCACGGAGCTGTTGGACGAAGGGCGGGCGCTGCTCAACAATCAGGTCGGCCTCGCTGACGTCAAACGTGCAGTGGCCGAGCTGGAAGACCAGATCGAGGTCCGCGCACTGCGACTCGCGCACGGTTTGCCGGTCACGAACCAGACCAACCACATGCTGCTGGTAGGTCCCCCTGGAACGGGCAAGACCACGACGGCCGAAGCGCTGGGAAAGATCTACGCCGGCTTGGGGATTGTGCGCCACCCCGAGATCATCGAAGTGAAGCGGGCTGACTTCTGCGGCGAGCACATCGGCTCGTCGGGGCCGAAAACCAATGAGCTGATCAGTCGTTCGCTGGGCCGGATCCTGTTCATGGACGAGTTCTACAGCCTGGTGGAACGACACCACGACGGCCGTCCCGACATGATCGGCATGGAAGCGGTGAACCAACTGCTGGTGGCGCTGGAGGTGCACCGCTTCGACTTCTGCTTCATCGGCGCCGGTTACGAGAAAGAAGTCGACGAGTTCCTCACCGTCAACCCTGGTTTGGCTGGACGGTTCAACCGCAAACTGCGGTTCGAGTCGTACAGTCCGGACGAACTGGTCGAGATCGCAGTGCGTTACGGCGCGCCGCGCGCCACGGTGATGGAACCGGCGGCTCGGGAAGCGCTCAACGCCGGCTGCCGGATGCTGCGGGCCTACCGGGCGCCGGACGGGTTGCACGGCGTCGACGTCATGCAGAACGGCCGGTTCGCGCGCAATGTCGTAGAACGTGCGGAACGACTGCGAGATTCGCGGGTAGCTGCCCAGCACCGGACGGACAAGGGGTCGGTGACAGTGGAAGACCTCGAGACCATCCGCAGCCAGGACATCGTCGCCGCGATGCGGGACGCGTGCGCTGAAAAGCACGTACCGATCGAACTCTAG
- the eccE gene encoding type VII secretion protein EccE: MTAPIRLAVVVGILLTGLLGWWLAGYPGAATGLVLGALLGATRWWRQPLWSWARLWWIRRRPIAWTEPVTVANDRSGGGVRYEGDTAIVAVQVLGKAHTPTFFTGSTATSTDNTLDIAELRALLHQSLGLTLESLSVVSAGSRRRTTGDYPRVYDTLIGTPPYAGQRETWLVARIRSLENADAVQWRISVGTAALAAAQRISATLRGQGIRARVATATDMVEMERRFGASALGVGRQRWRSVRSDSGWLTTYWYRRQHITTEILDQAWAMRADGVMQNVTLFPDGTVTATVTLVTAQPPIAPPAVLLRNLPGEQSAAVAASLCGPTARLRGIRHAPLPQSLTIPVGPSGVLLGKVGAGDRMLLPLGDPGEFTRIHLAAEDALAKRLVIRAAGAGDRITVHTKDLARWSSVRMPDVAVTDRTRPIAGTTVSVVDGTISPAPRPNTIISVGRPGERLRGSADVVITQTGPAMVDVTAAGRVYHVEVELFRAENRYVSHEPVSVMSERELVDDRR; encoded by the coding sequence ATGACCGCACCGATTCGACTCGCGGTGGTGGTCGGCATCCTGCTCACCGGCCTGCTCGGTTGGTGGCTGGCGGGATATCCCGGTGCGGCAACGGGATTGGTATTGGGCGCACTGCTGGGTGCGACGCGCTGGTGGCGCCAGCCCTTGTGGTCCTGGGCCCGACTGTGGTGGATCCGTCGCCGGCCCATCGCATGGACTGAACCGGTGACCGTCGCCAACGACCGCTCCGGCGGTGGGGTGCGCTACGAGGGCGACACCGCGATCGTGGCGGTTCAGGTGCTGGGCAAAGCCCACACACCGACGTTCTTCACCGGATCGACGGCGACCAGCACCGACAACACCCTCGACATCGCCGAGCTGCGTGCGCTGCTGCATCAGAGCCTGGGATTGACCCTCGAATCGTTGAGCGTGGTCAGCGCCGGTTCCCGGCGTCGCACCACCGGCGACTACCCGAGGGTTTACGACACCCTGATCGGAACCCCGCCGTATGCCGGCCAACGGGAGACCTGGCTGGTCGCGCGGATCCGCTCTCTGGAGAACGCCGACGCGGTCCAGTGGCGCATCTCGGTGGGTACCGCTGCCCTGGCCGCAGCGCAGCGGATCAGCGCCACCTTGCGCGGCCAGGGGATCCGGGCCCGGGTGGCCACCGCAACCGACATGGTGGAGATGGAACGCCGCTTCGGTGCCTCGGCACTCGGCGTCGGCCGGCAACGCTGGCGGTCGGTGCGTTCCGATTCCGGCTGGCTGACCACGTATTGGTATCGGCGCCAGCACATCACCACCGAGATCCTGGATCAGGCCTGGGCGATGCGCGCCGACGGCGTGATGCAGAACGTCACCCTGTTCCCAGATGGCACCGTCACCGCGACCGTCACGCTCGTGACCGCCCAACCGCCTATCGCGCCGCCGGCGGTACTGCTGCGCAACCTGCCCGGTGAGCAGTCCGCGGCGGTGGCTGCCAGCCTGTGTGGGCCCACCGCGCGGCTACGCGGCATCCGGCACGCGCCGCTGCCCCAGAGCCTCACCATCCCGGTCGGACCCTCCGGTGTGCTCCTCGGGAAAGTCGGGGCGGGCGACCGGATGCTGCTGCCGCTGGGTGATCCCGGCGAGTTCACCCGAATCCACCTTGCAGCCGAGGACGCACTGGCCAAACGACTGGTGATCCGGGCTGCCGGCGCCGGAGACCGAATCACAGTGCACACCAAGGATCTCGCTCGCTGGTCGAGTGTGCGAATGCCCGATGTCGCGGTGACCGACCGAACCCGTCCGATCGCCGGTACCACCGTCAGCGTGGTCGACGGAACCATTTCCCCGGCCCCGCGTCCGAACACCATCATCTCCGTCGGCCGACCCGGGGAACGTCTGCGCGGGAGTGCCGACGTGGTGATCACCCAGACCGGGCCCGCAATGGTGGATGTGACCGCGGCGGGCCGGGTGTACCACGTCGAAGTCGAGCTCTTCCGGGCCGAAAACCGTTATGTGTCACATGAACCGGTTAGTGTGATGAGCGAACGCGAACTCGTGGACGACAGACGATGA